Below is a genomic region from candidate division SR1 bacterium Aalborg_AAW-1.
ATCATGAGATCTGTTAAAAAGATTGCTGTCTTTATTGATAGCATCTATAGTCGTTATCATGATCCTGAGATCATTAGTAGTGGCAAAATCTCTGAGCATACTCATACGCTTACTATCGTAAACCATAGCTTTCATCATAGTCAGATCATACTCTTTTTCAAAATGTTCACGAGTAATACTCAATGACTTCCATGTTCATTCACGGATAGCGACACTAGGTACGATAATGATGAACTTATTGAAACCATAGGTCTTGTGAAGTTCATAGATCGTCTTGAGATAGACATAGGTCTTCCCTGTTCCTGTCTCCATCTCTACAGAAAAATTAGTGATATCTCCATAGTCCTTATTGTCTAATGATGAAGATACATCCAACAATCATGGTACTGAATCTGGATCCAAATTGAGAGAATATTGCTCTCTCTTGAGCTGATTGAAGCTTGTCTGTGCTGAGTACAAATTTTGTAAGATAGTGTCACTATCCAAGAGGATATTGTTTCCAAAACCTTGCTCAGTATATGATCCAGAAAGCAACTGTGACTGTATGACAAAATCTCCCTGACTATGTGGCTGTCCGACAAAAAGATCTATCACTTGCTGGACTGCATGTGACTGATATGACAATGATTGAAACTGAAGTTTGAGTGACATACGACACAATACTAAAAATTAAATAACTATAGTCTGACTATAAAGTATGTAAGGTGATACCGTTATGTTGGCATTGAAGATGAGTATTTTTGAGTAGTGCATCGTTACCATTGAATCACTCATCCAATAAGATCAATCTTGCACCCAAGGTAAGAAGATGATCAATCAACTCTTGTGTCAATTCGGTCTCTAGACACACGATCAATGAACCATTTCATAGATCAAAATATTCTTTTCATGCAAAAGTCTGAGTGGTGATATGTTCGGTAAGTGATACTCCATGCTTGAGGATAAGTTCATACAACATACTCAGTGGAGTACTATGTGATTTGATCAACGTCAAATGATCTTCCAGTGAACCAAATAAGGTCTGATCATCTATCTTGTCAGCTCTTCGTTGCTTAAAATTACTTGATCAAACAACAAATGACTTAAATCCAATATCCAGTGGAGTCTCTCTGCTAGCAAGTGTATCGTTGTGATCTTCCATTGTCTTCTGTCCAGCTCTACGGATACGCTCACGAGCTATCTCAGGGATAGTTTTGTATCCAGCTTTGTAGGCTTCTGATCACTCGTCAGTGTCTTCTGGATACTGTACCATGATATACTTGCGATTGCCTCCATCTTGTGCATTGAGATCCATAACTGCATGAGCGGTTGTTCCTGATCATGAGAAGAAATCAAGAATGATGTCGGTAGGATTGGTTATTGCTAAAAGCTTTTGTAATACGGTTGTTGGTTTTGGATTATCAAAAGGATTGAAGTCAAATAATTTGAGTAATTCTTTCTTTCAATCGGTAAAATCTTCAAAAGTTGACTTTAAAACTTCTGTCTCAACAGTGTCTAAAAATCTTTTGAATCTAGGCACTTTTGTTTCGTCTTCATAAAAATATATCAATCAATTTTTAATATGTTCATCCATGGTCGCCCTTGTGTATCTCCGACCCGTGGATGGGCATACACAAGGGCGACCAGTTTTTGGATGTATGATATCATATATAGGACCTGTTCAACTTGATACAGGCGCCGAGGCATTATCAATTGTGTACGCTTGCAGATGCCTC
It encodes:
- a CDS encoding DNA methylase → MTNTLDGLSHDIHSEKLAQIQQLMPELFKEGKLDPQALKNFFGDNHDKEERYGLGWAGKSGVFKVIKDRTSKTLHPEQDKSVDWDTTQNLFIEGDNLDVLKILQKSYYNKIKMIYIDPPYNTGSDAFVYPDDYSMSTDQYNELAGDLDDDGNIRKDDNLRKNSKDSGRYHSNWLSMMYSRLYLARNLLTDDGVIFVSIDENEIHNLTLLMNEVLGEENFVEQFIWIKNSTKNNSKTTSTNHEYILCYAKNKSTVEEKQIFRIKKPGLQEVYDLLESFEKRQLSIQEAEKELKEFYKSRPDLKGISSYNKVEYVTQKSAPEAPRHLQAYTIDNASAPVSSGTGPIYDIIHPKTGRPCVCPSTGRRYTRATMDEHIKNGLIYFYEDETKVPRFKRFLDTVETEVLKSTFEDFTDGKKELLKLFDFNPFDNPKPTTVLQKLLAITNPTDIILDFFSGSGTTAHAVMDLNAQDGGNRKYIMVQYPEDTDEGSEAYKAGYKTIPEIARERIRRAGQKTMEDHNDTLASRETPLDIGFKSFVVGSSNFKQRRADKIDDQTLFGSLEDHLTLIKSHSTPLSMLYELILKHGVSLTEHITTQTFAGKEYFDLGNGSLIVCLETELTQELIDHLLTLGARLILLDEGFNGNDALLKNTHLQCQHNGITLHTL